The proteins below come from a single Prochlorococcus marinus CUG1415 genomic window:
- a CDS encoding divergent PAP2 family protein — protein sequence MSEFFAFFNNSVLFWSLLSCLLAQFFKIVFNFFSTGEIRFGIMFETGGMPSSHSALITGATSGIGYELGFDSSIFALAVALALIVMYDASGVRKAAGIQAAEINKISKKLDSQSEVLLKETLGHTKIEVMVGSFLGPLITLPGMFFLGSPLKIFDLIIN from the coding sequence ATGTCTGAGTTTTTTGCCTTTTTTAATAATTCAGTTCTTTTCTGGAGTTTATTATCCTGTTTACTAGCTCAATTTTTTAAAATTGTATTCAATTTCTTTTCAACTGGAGAGATAAGATTTGGAATCATGTTCGAGACAGGTGGTATGCCTTCAAGTCATTCCGCCTTAATAACTGGTGCGACATCTGGTATAGGTTATGAATTAGGATTTGATAGCTCTATATTCGCATTAGCTGTTGCTTTAGCACTCATAGTTATGTATGACGCTAGTGGTGTTCGAAAAGCAGCTGGCATTCAAGCTGCAGAAATCAATAAAATATCAAAGAAACTAGACTCTCAATCTGAAGTCCTTTTAAAAGAAACCCTCGGCCATACAAAAATTGAGGTTATGGTGGGTAGTTTTTTAGGACCATTAATTACTTTACCTGGAATGTTTTTTTTAGGATCCCCTCTTAAGATATTTGATTTGATAATAAATTAA
- a CDS encoding cobyrinate a,c-diamide synthase: MPCVISSPSTDSGKTTLSLLISCWAFSKGIKIQTFKVGPDYLDQQQLSSIGQPICRNLDVFLNGEEWVKESFFKHSLKYEFSLIEGAMGLFDGLGSTTYSSTANVAKLLNVPVIFIVNARGQVASLLATVRGFREFDSELLIAGIIFNNVNSDRHKKLIKQVFKNENIEILGFLPTDSKITLNKANLGLISPFDNGKAIDVEYFASFAERNLDVFSLTKFLISPQKKIFNSVSFEDFKIDKNKPIAIAEDKIFHFQYPETKEFLNEIGIPLISWSIYDDEEIPDEACSLIIPGGFPEKYADHISKSRKSLNSLRKFRKNRFIYAECGGMMILGDFIKDENGNNYKMSGILPFRSKKSKLSVGYRYIKGLKDTPIIKQNQLIRGHEFHYWEIENNLYEFDLRKDGHQNKLSSPWKIKSWETEYKNEGVFDNKLHASWIHLHFPSSLEVAKNLIDATQTDYSKDS; this comes from the coding sequence ATGCCTTGTGTAATATCTTCTCCTTCAACTGATAGTGGGAAAACTACTTTATCGCTTTTGATATCTTGTTGGGCTTTTTCAAAAGGTATAAAGATACAAACTTTCAAGGTTGGCCCAGATTATCTTGATCAACAACAACTTAGTTCAATTGGCCAACCTATTTGTAGGAATTTAGATGTTTTTTTAAACGGTGAAGAATGGGTTAAAGAAAGTTTTTTTAAACATTCTTTAAAATATGAATTCTCATTAATTGAAGGAGCAATGGGCCTATTTGATGGATTAGGTTCAACAACTTATTCAAGCACAGCAAATGTAGCTAAACTTCTCAATGTCCCAGTAATTTTTATTGTTAATGCTAGAGGTCAAGTCGCTTCTCTATTAGCGACTGTTCGAGGTTTCAGAGAGTTCGATAGTGAGTTGTTGATAGCAGGAATTATATTTAACAACGTTAATTCAGATAGACATAAAAAATTAATCAAACAAGTTTTTAAAAATGAAAATATCGAAATTCTTGGTTTTTTACCTACAGATTCGAAAATAACTTTAAACAAAGCTAATTTAGGTTTGATATCTCCATTTGATAATGGCAAGGCAATTGATGTTGAATATTTTGCAAGCTTCGCCGAAAGAAATCTTGATGTATTTTCTCTAACTAAATTTCTAATATCTCCTCAAAAGAAAATATTTAATTCTGTTAGTTTTGAAGATTTTAAAATAGACAAAAATAAACCTATCGCAATTGCAGAAGATAAAATCTTTCATTTTCAATATCCTGAAACTAAGGAGTTTTTAAATGAAATAGGAATACCTTTGATATCATGGAGCATTTATGATGATGAAGAAATACCTGATGAGGCTTGTTCTTTAATAATTCCTGGGGGCTTCCCTGAAAAATATGCAGATCATATAAGTAAATCTAGAAAAAGTTTAAATTCGTTAAGGAAATTCCGCAAAAATCGATTTATATATGCTGAGTGCGGAGGGATGATGATTTTAGGAGACTTCATAAAAGATGAAAATGGTAATAATTATAAAATGAGTGGTATCCTACCTTTTAGATCAAAAAAAAGTAAACTTTCAGTAGGTTATAGATACATTAAGGGTTTAAAAGATACTCCGATCATTAAACAAAATCAATTAATTAGAGGACATGAATTTCATTATTGGGAAATTGAAAATAATTTATATGAATTTGATTTAAGAAAAGATGGGCATCAGAATAAACTCTCTTCCCCATGGAAAATTAAATCTTGGGAAACTGAATACAAAAATGAAGGCGTTTTTGATAATAAATTACATGCAAGTTGGATTCACTTACATTTTCCAAGTTCTCTAGAAGTAGCAAAGAACTTGATAGATGCAACCCAAACTGATTATTCAAAGGATTCTTAA
- a CDS encoding glucose-6-phosphate dehydrogenase assembly protein OpcA translates to MKPQLTLQTPLELPYQEISNYLNKLWISEDKDNTGANTFTLIVWQPAWLEQCLVHAGLITGPITGNLSPEIIEVAKKFILDEGLPISTSLNSEELLNLLKDNLSNKDFEDFRGQFFESSISTLNPRRLITLAPTLNKNSDIQTFVSAYCPLSDSQSLQPICGDLVVIKGDSASITHKGLKIIDELSINELPSWLWWNGSLNESPEIFEYFTNNGLRLIIDTALGSPSRCLKVLEQLKKSNKPINDLNWVRLKNWRESLAMIFDPPSRRPILEHITDIDIDIAGDHMIQALFLISWISDKLGWSFLRVERDKDSTKIEFERINGEKISTSINPLPLGNPSIHLGQVIGLRLISKISDVQKNNTCVILGCESVECMRLEAGGMANMELIEQVVPNSFSSSEYDVSKLLGSSRGNTSPLFENAIKIALEIFNGFNN, encoded by the coding sequence ATGAAACCTCAATTAACACTCCAAACCCCATTAGAGCTTCCTTATCAGGAAATTTCTAATTACCTTAATAAGTTATGGATTTCAGAAGATAAAGATAATACTGGAGCTAATACTTTTACATTAATTGTTTGGCAGCCAGCCTGGCTAGAACAATGTTTAGTTCATGCTGGATTGATAACTGGACCAATTACAGGGAATTTAAGTCCAGAGATAATTGAAGTAGCCAAAAAATTTATCCTTGATGAAGGACTTCCTATCTCTACGTCCCTTAATAGTGAAGAATTGTTGAATTTGTTGAAGGATAATCTATCTAATAAAGACTTTGAAGACTTTAGAGGACAATTTTTTGAATCATCAATAAGTACATTAAATCCAAGGAGATTAATAACTTTAGCACCAACGTTAAATAAAAATTCAGATATCCAAACTTTTGTATCCGCTTACTGTCCATTAAGTGATAGTCAGTCTTTGCAACCTATATGTGGGGATTTAGTTGTTATTAAGGGGGATTCTGCCTCAATAACCCATAAAGGATTAAAAATAATTGATGAATTATCTATTAATGAATTACCTTCTTGGTTGTGGTGGAATGGAAGCTTGAATGAATCGCCTGAAATTTTTGAATACTTTACTAATAATGGTCTAAGGTTAATAATTGATACTGCTCTTGGATCGCCTAGCCGATGTTTAAAAGTTTTAGAGCAATTAAAGAAATCAAATAAACCTATTAATGATTTAAATTGGGTTAGGTTGAAAAATTGGAGGGAATCATTGGCGATGATTTTTGATCCGCCATCGAGGAGACCAATTTTAGAACATATTACTGATATTGATATTGATATCGCAGGAGATCATATGATTCAAGCTTTGTTTTTGATCTCATGGATTAGTGATAAACTTGGTTGGTCTTTTTTAAGAGTTGAAAGGGATAAAGATTCAACAAAAATAGAATTTGAAAGAATTAATGGCGAAAAAATTTCTACATCTATTAATCCTTTACCTTTGGGTAATCCAAGTATTCATTTAGGACAAGTTATTGGATTGAGGTTGATTTCAAAAATTAGTGATGTTCAAAAAAATAACACTTGTGTAATACTTGGATGTGAGTCAGTGGAATGTATGAGACTTGAAGCAGGGGGAATGGCTAATATGGAATTAATAGAACAAGTTGTTCCAAATTCTTTTTCTTCATCAGAGTATGATGTTAGTAAATTATTGGGAAGTAGTAGAGGTAATACAAGTCCTCTTTTTGAGAATGCTATTAAAATAGCCCTTGAAATATTTAATGGTTTTAATAACTAA
- the zwf gene encoding glucose-6-phosphate dehydrogenase: MPSTLSNPLRLGLRQERVISPQSLVIFGASGDLTHRKLIPALFELYLQRRIPSEFGIVGCARRPWTDNEFREKMKVKLSNQISGKEKEWEQFSDYLFYEPVDLQQSDHLVRLSKRLNEIDKTQATHGNRTFYLSVSPNFYASGCKALKAAGLLDDPKKSRLVIEKPFGRDYSSAKKLNKIVQSCAEESQIYRIDHYLGKETVQNILVLRFANTIFEPIWNRNYISSVQITSSETVGVEDRAGYYESSGALRDMLQNHMTQMLAVTAMEPPGKFEPEAIRNEKAKVLQASKLADENEPWNCSIRGQYGEGGNISNRLKGYRQEDGVHCNSTTETYIAAKVFVDNWRWQGVPFYLRTGKRLPKRLGEIVLTFKDVPVHLFESTIINPAPNQLILRIQPNEGATFKFEVKSPGSGMKSRPVEMEFSYDESFGEPSDEGYVRLLADAMLSDPTLFTRSDEVEAAWKLYTPLIELMDNSPWKLPVYNYESMTWGPPESDQLLSKDNIFWRRP; the protein is encoded by the coding sequence ATGCCTTCAACTTTAAGTAATCCTCTTCGATTAGGTTTACGGCAGGAAAGAGTCATATCTCCTCAAAGCTTGGTAATCTTTGGTGCTAGTGGAGACCTTACTCATAGAAAATTAATACCAGCCTTATTTGAACTCTATTTGCAAAGAAGAATTCCTAGTGAATTTGGAATAGTAGGTTGTGCGAGAAGACCTTGGACTGATAATGAGTTTAGAGAAAAGATGAAAGTAAAGCTTTCCAATCAAATATCTGGTAAAGAGAAGGAATGGGAGCAATTTTCTGATTATCTTTTCTATGAACCCGTTGATTTACAACAAAGTGACCATTTAGTAAGGCTTTCTAAAAGATTAAATGAAATTGATAAAACACAAGCTACTCATGGGAATAGAACATTCTATTTATCAGTATCACCTAATTTCTATGCAAGTGGATGTAAAGCGCTAAAAGCTGCTGGCCTTTTGGATGACCCTAAGAAAAGTCGTTTAGTTATTGAAAAACCTTTTGGGAGAGATTACTCTAGTGCAAAAAAATTGAACAAGATTGTTCAAAGTTGTGCTGAAGAAAGTCAGATTTATAGGATTGATCATTATTTAGGTAAAGAGACAGTTCAAAACATTCTTGTTTTACGGTTTGCTAACACTATTTTTGAACCAATCTGGAACAGAAATTATATATCGAGTGTTCAAATTACTTCATCTGAAACAGTAGGTGTTGAAGATAGAGCAGGTTATTACGAAAGCTCTGGTGCTTTAAGAGATATGCTTCAAAATCATATGACTCAAATGCTTGCTGTTACTGCTATGGAACCTCCTGGTAAATTTGAACCGGAAGCAATAAGAAATGAAAAAGCTAAGGTTCTCCAGGCTTCAAAACTTGCTGACGAAAATGAACCGTGGAATTGTTCCATAAGAGGTCAATATGGAGAGGGAGGAAATATCTCAAACCGACTCAAAGGATATAGGCAGGAAGATGGTGTGCATTGTAATAGCACTACAGAAACTTATATTGCGGCAAAAGTTTTCGTTGATAACTGGCGTTGGCAAGGAGTCCCTTTTTATTTGAGAACAGGAAAAAGACTACCCAAAAGGCTTGGAGAAATAGTCTTGACCTTTAAAGACGTTCCTGTTCATTTATTCGAATCAACAATAATAAATCCTGCCCCAAATCAACTTATTCTTAGAATTCAGCCAAATGAAGGCGCTACTTTTAAATTCGAGGTAAAGTCGCCTGGTTCTGGAATGAAATCCAGACCTGTTGAGATGGAATTTTCTTATGATGAATCATTCGGAGAGCCCTCAGATGAAGGCTATGTAAGATTATTAGCTGATGCAATGCTTTCTGATCCAACCTTATTTACAAGAAGTGATGAAGTAGAGGCCGCTTGGAAACTTTATACACCACTCATAGAATTGATGGATAATTCTCCTTGGAAGTTACCTGTTTATAATTATGAATCTATGACCTGGGGACCTCCTGAGTCTGATCAATTACTTTCAAAAGATAATATTTTCTGGCGCAGACCTTAA
- a CDS encoding FAD-binding oxidoreductase gives MYSQAKVIAGGLAHIPVVIAVFYFLLTTFNKRALKFVDEAKTKKTEAKVVEPKKVNVSKAESSKVEAPKMVKKKHADVPVNIYRPKTPYEGTVIENYSLLKEGAIGRVNHITFDLKDSDPFLNYIEGQSIGIMPAGEDANGKPHKLRLYSIASTRHGDDFNGNTVSLCVRQLQYEKDGETINGVCSTYLCDIKPGDKVKITGPVGKEMLLPDEEDANIIMLATGTGIAPMRAYLRRMFEASEREKNKWNFKGKAWLFMGAPKSSNLLYEEDFQSYLSDYPDNFKYTKAISREQQNTKGGRMYIQDRVLESANELFNMIEDEKTHIYLCGLKGMEPGIDEAMTKAAEEKGLNWSELRPQLKKAGRWHVETY, from the coding sequence ATGTATTCACAAGCAAAAGTAATCGCAGGCGGGTTAGCTCATATACCAGTAGTTATAGCTGTTTTCTATTTTTTACTGACAACTTTTAATAAAAGGGCCTTAAAATTTGTTGACGAAGCAAAAACAAAAAAAACTGAGGCAAAAGTTGTCGAACCCAAAAAGGTGAATGTTTCGAAAGCAGAATCTTCAAAAGTAGAAGCACCAAAAATGGTGAAGAAAAAACATGCAGACGTTCCAGTTAATATTTATAGACCTAAGACACCTTATGAAGGAACTGTAATAGAAAACTATAGTCTTCTTAAAGAAGGGGCAATTGGGAGAGTGAATCACATAACTTTCGACCTTAAAGATAGTGATCCATTTTTAAATTATATTGAAGGTCAAAGTATAGGTATCATGCCCGCAGGGGAAGATGCTAACGGGAAGCCTCATAAACTAAGACTTTACTCAATAGCTAGCACTAGACATGGAGATGATTTTAATGGAAATACAGTTTCCCTTTGTGTTAGACAGCTTCAGTACGAAAAAGATGGAGAGACAATCAATGGTGTTTGTTCCACTTATTTATGCGATATTAAGCCTGGAGATAAAGTAAAAATTACAGGTCCTGTAGGTAAGGAGATGCTCCTTCCAGATGAAGAGGACGCAAACATTATTATGTTGGCTACTGGAACTGGAATTGCACCTATGAGAGCTTATTTAAGAAGAATGTTTGAAGCAAGTGAGAGAGAAAAAAATAAATGGAATTTCAAAGGCAAAGCTTGGTTATTTATGGGGGCTCCAAAATCTTCAAATTTGTTATATGAAGAAGATTTTCAGAGTTATCTTTCTGATTATCCAGATAATTTTAAATATACAAAAGCCATTAGCCGTGAGCAGCAAAATACCAAAGGTGGAAGAATGTATATACAAGATAGAGTTTTAGAATCTGCAAACGAGCTTTTCAATATGATTGAAGATGAGAAGACACATATATATCTTTGTGGGTTAAAGGGTATGGAGCCTGGGATAGATGAAGCTATGACTAAGGCTGCAGAAGAAAAAGGCTTGAACTGGTCAGAATTAAGACCTCAACTAAAAAAAGCAGGAAGATGGCACGTAGAAACTTACTAA
- a CDS encoding SRPBCC family protein, protein MINSQESVDHSKKNDYRTIEQTMEKLSGGTRRLAAQLTTSASFESLWNVLTDYDRLNLYIPNLLSSKKIYQKDNNVHLKQIGAQDFLGMKFSAEVTIDLFEEKKLGLLKFNLIKGDFRKFEGSWKIQKIKDTSKNSLIYDLTVQGCQWMPIGMIEKRLKKDLSENLIAVDRQAKSSIN, encoded by the coding sequence ATGATTAATTCTCAAGAATCAGTAGATCATTCTAAAAAAAATGATTACAGGACAATTGAGCAAACGATGGAAAAGCTTTCTGGCGGAACGAGAAGACTTGCAGCTCAACTAACTACTTCTGCAAGTTTCGAATCTTTATGGAATGTTTTAACAGATTACGATCGACTCAATCTCTATATCCCAAATCTCTTGTCAAGCAAAAAAATATATCAAAAGGACAATAATGTTCACTTAAAACAAATTGGAGCTCAAGACTTTCTCGGCATGAAATTTTCAGCAGAAGTCACTATAGATTTATTTGAGGAGAAGAAACTTGGCCTTTTAAAATTCAATTTAATTAAAGGAGATTTCAGAAAATTTGAAGGCAGCTGGAAAATTCAAAAGATTAAAGATACTTCAAAAAATTCATTAATTTATGATCTTACTGTTCAAGGTTGTCAATGGATGCCCATAGGAATGATAGAGAAAAGACTAAAAAAAGATCTTTCCGAAAACTTGATCGCCGTTGATAGACAAGCAAAATCCTCAATAAATTAG
- a CDS encoding histidine kinase encodes MNDKQELKLILVVGRNQLSSADIKSLIAYLESDDCEFEISLQISEPTEQPELLELHRLVAIPALIKVSPAPKQIFAGSNIFSQLQKWLPRWTQEGLTKDLGINLQPSRIDSIRTQKEFLLEDELLVLRQENETLTKRIESQERLLRMVAHELRTPLTAANLAVQSQKLGQIDISKLQEVIKRRLEEIELLSQDLLEVGTTKWEALFNPQKIDLGSISAEVILELEKFWRIRNIEIDTDIPSDLPSVFADQRRMRQVFLNLLENAIKFSKDFGAIKITMIHKTNQWVEITICDKGAGIPLNEQKRIFLDRVRLPQTSEGTSGFGIGLSVCRRIVEVHGGRIWVVSEVGVGSCFHFTVPVWQGQNKEQQYLTKG; translated from the coding sequence TTGAATGATAAACAAGAGCTAAAATTAATACTTGTAGTAGGTAGAAATCAACTTTCTAGTGCTGATATTAAGTCACTAATAGCTTATCTAGAATCAGATGATTGTGAATTTGAGATATCTCTTCAGATTTCTGAGCCTACAGAACAGCCAGAATTACTTGAATTACATAGACTAGTCGCTATTCCTGCTCTTATAAAGGTTTCTCCAGCTCCAAAGCAAATATTTGCTGGAAGTAATATTTTCTCGCAGTTGCAGAAATGGTTGCCAAGGTGGACACAGGAAGGCCTAACAAAAGATCTAGGAATTAATTTGCAACCATCCAGAATTGATTCAATAAGAACTCAAAAAGAATTTCTTTTGGAAGACGAACTTCTTGTTTTAAGACAAGAAAATGAGACATTAACAAAAAGAATAGAATCTCAGGAAAGATTATTAAGAATGGTCGCTCATGAATTAAGAACCCCCTTAACTGCAGCCAATTTGGCTGTTCAAAGTCAAAAACTTGGACAAATAGACATTTCAAAATTGCAAGAAGTAATTAAAAGACGTCTAGAAGAAATTGAACTCTTGTCGCAGGATCTTTTAGAAGTTGGAACAACAAAATGGGAAGCGTTATTTAATCCTCAAAAAATTGATTTAGGCAGTATTAGTGCTGAAGTCATTCTCGAATTAGAAAAATTCTGGAGAATAAGAAATATTGAAATTGATACTGATATTCCATCAGATTTGCCTAGTGTATTCGCAGATCAAAGAAGAATGAGGCAAGTATTTTTAAATTTACTTGAAAATGCTATTAAATTTTCTAAAGACTTTGGAGCTATAAAAATTACAATGATCCACAAGACAAATCAATGGGTGGAAATAACAATTTGTGACAAAGGTGCAGGTATTCCTTTGAACGAACAAAAAAGAATTTTTCTTGATAGAGTAAGGCTTCCACAGACTTCTGAGGGGACTTCAGGATTCGGAATAGGATTATCTGTATGTAGGAGAATAGTAGAAGTCCATGGAGGAAGAATATGGGTTGTATCTGAAGTTGGCGTTGGTTCTTGCTTTCATTTTACTGTTCCTGTGTGGCAAGGACAAAACAAAGAGCAACAATACTTGACGAAAGGCTAG
- a CDS encoding Villin headpiece domain-containing protein, producing the protein MSNREIKAEKQLVPATEKDLYLYKGMGASYLCIASKAGIEFSKAVGVATATYVQVIEGKHGGLIKELGNKKLERKKLFSGAEFQIVTTALQYCPNSIPKDVSKKVNEIIEKNKK; encoded by the coding sequence ATGTCTAATAGAGAAATTAAAGCAGAAAAGCAATTAGTTCCTGCTACAGAAAAAGATCTCTATTTATATAAAGGAATGGGAGCATCGTATCTTTGTATTGCATCAAAAGCAGGTATTGAATTTTCTAAAGCAGTTGGTGTTGCTACAGCAACTTACGTACAAGTAATAGAAGGTAAACATGGAGGATTAATAAAGGAATTAGGAAATAAAAAATTAGAAAGAAAAAAACTATTTTCAGGTGCAGAGTTTCAAATTGTAACTACAGCTCTTCAATATTGTCCCAACAGTATTCCCAAAGATGTCTCTAAAAAAGTAAATGAAATAATTGAAAAAAATAAAAAATAA
- a CDS encoding ribose-phosphate pyrophosphokinase, producing MTSFITAVQNKESNFNLTKSRLRLVSGTKNPKLAEEIASYLGIKNVPLISKRFADGEVYVQIQQSIRGCDVFLIQPTCAPVNDSLMELMIMVDACKRASARQITAVIPYFGYARADRKTSGRESITAKLTANLLEKSGVDRVLAMDLHSAQIQGYFDIPCDHIYGSPVLIDYLETLNLEEVVVVSPDVGGVARARAFAKLMKDAPLAIIDKRRAAHNIAESLTVIGEVKGKTAILIDDMIDTGGTICSGANLLKKEGAKRIFACASHAVFSPPSYERLSMKDLFEQVIVTNSIPVVLKESFPQLKVLSVANMLGEAISRIHEESSVSSMFR from the coding sequence GTGACAAGTTTTATCACGGCAGTGCAGAATAAAGAATCGAACTTTAATCTAACTAAAAGTAGATTAAGGCTAGTAAGTGGAACTAAAAATCCTAAATTAGCTGAAGAAATTGCATCATATTTAGGGATTAAAAATGTTCCTTTAATATCTAAAAGATTTGCTGACGGAGAAGTTTACGTTCAGATTCAGCAATCCATTAGAGGTTGCGATGTTTTTCTCATACAGCCTACATGCGCACCTGTTAATGATAGCTTGATGGAATTGATGATAATGGTTGATGCATGCAAAAGAGCATCGGCTAGACAAATAACAGCTGTAATACCATATTTCGGATATGCAAGAGCAGACAGGAAGACTTCTGGAAGAGAGTCTATAACTGCAAAACTTACTGCTAATTTGCTTGAAAAATCCGGCGTAGATAGAGTTTTGGCAATGGATTTACATTCTGCTCAAATACAAGGATATTTCGATATCCCATGTGATCATATTTACGGATCTCCTGTTTTAATTGATTATTTAGAAACTTTAAATTTAGAGGAAGTTGTAGTTGTCTCTCCTGATGTAGGGGGAGTTGCTAGAGCAAGAGCATTTGCAAAACTAATGAAAGATGCTCCATTAGCAATAATTGATAAAAGAAGAGCGGCTCATAATATTGCGGAAAGTCTAACAGTGATTGGAGAGGTAAAGGGTAAAACGGCTATCCTCATTGACGATATGATTGATACAGGGGGTACAATTTGCTCTGGTGCAAACTTACTGAAAAAAGAGGGTGCAAAGAGAATATTTGCATGCGCTTCTCATGCAGTTTTTTCGCCTCCTTCCTATGAAAGATTGAGTATGAAAGATTTATTTGAACAGGTTATAGTAACTAACAGTATTCCTGTAGTTTTGAAAGAAAGTTTCCCTCAGTTAAAAGTTCTTTCAGTTGCAAATATGTTGGGAGAAGCTATTTCAAGAATTCATGAAGAGAGTTCTGTTAGTTCGATGTTCAGGTGA
- the malQ gene encoding 4-alpha-glucanotransferase → MVIKRVLTKKSLGVLMHPSSIPGGRVCGTFGKGAKEWIKKLHNHGIEYWQFLPITPTDSTGSPYSSPSSFALNPWFLDIDYLIDKGFIFISNKEELGPTYQDKNHFDFDVADDLTKKLGLLLLQGWGSQSEERKIDFHKWIFKNSWVEDYATFVVIREEFNMLPWWQWPQEFKIKNNNFINSWIKKKSEEILIKKLIQWHLDVQWRDIKNFAKSKNIKLIGDLPFYVSRDSADVWSNKSLFSIFKNGDLIFQSGVPPDYFSSTGQLWGTPTYFWTKHKRTNFDWWRKRFKRQFELVDLLRLDHFRGLAAYWRVNGKSESAINGKWINSPGKTLLNKLKKDLGDDYLPIIAEDLGVITPDVENLRKNFALPGMKILQFAFDGNEDNPYLPKNIKGENWVVYTGTHDNSTSLSWWQCLENESKTRIKNEYKFSDNPSWSLMEIGMETNANLFIAPIQDILSLDDSSRLNRPGTTKNNWKWKLNRPLEEIEDNIKNFSELGNNFGRTKK, encoded by the coding sequence ATGGTTATAAAAAGAGTTCTCACAAAAAAATCATTAGGCGTACTTATGCATCCTTCATCTATACCTGGAGGAAGAGTATGTGGAACTTTTGGTAAGGGGGCTAAAGAGTGGATAAAAAAGCTACATAACCACGGGATTGAATACTGGCAATTTTTACCTATTACGCCTACTGACTCTACAGGGTCTCCATATAGTTCACCATCAAGTTTTGCTCTGAATCCTTGGTTTCTTGATATAGATTATTTAATCGATAAAGGTTTTATCTTCATTTCTAACAAAGAAGAATTAGGTCCCACATATCAGGATAAGAATCATTTTGATTTTGATGTTGCTGATGATTTAACAAAAAAACTAGGTCTCCTCCTCCTACAAGGTTGGGGTTCCCAGTCTGAAGAGAGAAAAATCGATTTTCATAAGTGGATATTTAAGAATTCTTGGGTTGAAGATTATGCAACATTTGTTGTTATAAGAGAGGAGTTTAATATGCTGCCTTGGTGGCAATGGCCTCAAGAATTTAAAATAAAAAATAATAATTTTATAAATTCATGGATTAAGAAAAAAAGTGAAGAGATACTTATTAAAAAATTAATACAGTGGCATTTAGATGTGCAATGGAGAGATATTAAAAACTTTGCAAAATCAAAAAATATTAAGCTCATAGGAGATTTGCCCTTTTATGTTTCTAGGGATAGTGCAGACGTATGGAGTAATAAATCACTATTTTCAATTTTTAAAAATGGAGATTTAATCTTTCAAAGTGGTGTGCCTCCTGATTATTTCTCATCGACAGGACAATTATGGGGGACCCCAACTTACTTTTGGACAAAACATAAGAGGACTAATTTCGATTGGTGGAGAAAAAGATTTAAAAGGCAATTTGAACTTGTAGATCTATTGAGATTGGATCATTTCAGGGGTTTAGCTGCTTACTGGAGAGTTAATGGCAAGTCCGAATCAGCAATTAATGGGAAATGGATAAATTCCCCGGGCAAAACACTATTAAATAAACTAAAAAAAGATTTAGGGGATGACTATCTACCAATTATCGCGGAGGATCTGGGAGTAATAACACCTGACGTAGAGAATTTGAGGAAAAATTTCGCACTGCCTGGCATGAAAATATTACAATTTGCTTTTGATGGCAATGAAGATAACCCGTATTTACCTAAGAATATTAAAGGAGAAAATTGGGTTGTTTATACAGGTACTCATGACAACTCTACTTCCCTTTCATGGTGGCAATGTTTAGAGAATGAATCCAAAACAAGAATAAAAAATGAGTATAAATTTTCAGATAATCCTTCTTGGAGTTTAATGGAAATTGGCATGGAAACAAACGCTAATCTATTTATCGCACCAATACAAGATATATTATCTTTAGATGACTCTAGTAGATTAAACAGACCCGGTACTACTAAAAACAACTGGAAATGGAAGTTAAATCGCCCTTTAGAAGAAATTGAAGACAATATTAAGAATTTTAGTGAGCTAGGAAATAATTTTGGTAGGACTAAAAAATAG